From Amycolatopsis sp. YIM 10, the proteins below share one genomic window:
- a CDS encoding SDR family NAD(P)-dependent oxidoreductase, whose translation MSDLLVDLREKVVFITGAAQGQGAAHARMLAGLGARVVLTDVAQPVTDELGGEFLALPLDVTDETAWASAVEEAAARFGRIDVLVNNAGVARTGSLETLVAAELMNLFQVNLVGPVIGMRTVVPVMPSGGSIINIASTAALSGYAGGLGYSASKWGLRGASRSAAKELGPRGIRVNCVCPGAIDTAMISEETRAGGGAVQHIPIARPGAPAEVSALVAFLASDASSYCTGQEFVIDGGQTA comes from the coding sequence ATGTCCGACTTGCTGGTTGACCTGCGCGAGAAGGTTGTGTTCATCACCGGTGCGGCGCAGGGGCAGGGCGCCGCACACGCCCGGATGCTGGCCGGGTTGGGCGCGCGGGTGGTGCTGACCGATGTGGCCCAGCCGGTCACCGATGAACTCGGCGGTGAGTTCTTGGCCCTGCCGCTGGATGTGACCGACGAGACGGCTTGGGCGAGCGCGGTCGAAGAAGCCGCCGCGCGGTTCGGCCGTATCGACGTGCTCGTGAACAACGCGGGCGTTGCCCGGACCGGATCGCTGGAAACCTTGGTGGCAGCGGAGTTGATGAACCTGTTCCAGGTCAACCTCGTCGGGCCGGTGATCGGGATGCGCACCGTGGTCCCGGTGATGCCGAGCGGTGGCTCGATCATCAACATCGCGTCGACCGCGGCGTTGTCCGGTTACGCCGGCGGGCTGGGCTACAGCGCGTCCAAGTGGGGCCTGCGTGGTGCCAGCCGGTCCGCGGCCAAAGAGCTCGGTCCACGCGGTATCCGGGTCAACTGCGTCTGTCCCGGCGCCATCGACACCGCCATGATCAGCGAGGAGACGCGCGCGGGAGGCGGCGCGGTCCAGCACATCCCGATCGCGCGGCCCGGCGCGCCTGCCGAGGTGTCCGCCCTGGTCGCCTTCCTGGCGAGCGACGCGAGCAGCTACTGCACCGGACAGGAATTCGTGATCGACGGTGGCCAGACGGCGTAG